AGCGTCGAGATATAGAAAatctttttgttcaaaaaaatggAATCAAGCTTGATAATGCATTTGTCGTCCCTTACAACCGTGAGCTATTATTGAAGTATCAAGCACATATAAATGTTGAATCATGTTGTCAATCGATGCTTATTAAATATCTTTTTAAGTACATAACTAAAGGTGCTGATCGAGCTAGAGCTGTTTTCGAGGATGAAGAGTTTGATGAGATTGTGGCTTATCTAAACTGTAGATACTTATGCCCTTACGAAGCAGTTTGGAGATTGTTACAGTTTCACATTCATTTTAGAGAACCATTGGTTCAGAGATTGTCTGTGCACCTTCCATCTGACCAAAATGTGGTTTTCAAAGAGACTGATGATCTCAACCATGTTGTTAACAACCCTAATCTTGAAAGCACAATGTTAACACAATGGTTTCAAACCAATGTTGAAGACCCTGATGCACGTGAGTTATCTTATGTTGAATTTCCTACAAAGTATGTATGGAAAAATGATGAGAAACAGTGGTCCCGTAGAAAAAAAGGCAGATCTTTAGGTAGGGTTGCATATGTTCACCCTGCTGCCGGTGAATTATATTACCTGAGATTGTTGCTAAATTACCAAAAAGGCAGCTTTGGATTTGACCATCTGAGGACCGTCAATGCTGTTCTTCAACCCACATTTCAAGCTGCATGCACCTCTCTTGGTTTATTAGGTGATGATAGGGAATGGAATAACGCTATGTTAGAAGCTGTTCTCACTGCATCATCCTCTCAACTTAGGCAATTGTTTGTCACATTGGTTCTCTTTTGTGATGTTGCTGATCCATCAGCTTTGTTTGAAACGCATTGGAAGACGATGTGTGATGACATTGTGAAAAATATGATGAATGCTTTTGGCTTGCAAAATGTTTCTAAATACCAAGATGAAGTTAGAAATTTACTTTTGTACGAGTTAGAAAAACTGTTTGTTGCTGCAAATAGTTCTTTGTTGAAGCATCACTTACCGCAACCAAGCAATTTGATGATGGATAGGCTTGCAAATCGCAGTTTGAGAGAAGAGTTAGATTATGATGTGGACAAGATGAAACATGAGCACTCGCTCTTAATCAGCCAGTTAAATACAGAGCAACAATATGTTTATAACAGTGTCATGGAAACAATTGACAACAATAGATCCGGCCTATTTTTTGTGCATGGTCATGGTGGCACAGGTAAAACTTTTTTGTGGACAACCATCATTGCTAAAATAAGATCCCAAAATCAGATTGTTTTGGCGGTGGCTTCATCTGGAATTGCCTCCCTCTTGCTACCTGGTGGAAGAACGGCTCACTCTAGATTTAAAATTCCCATCAACATCACAGATTGTTCAGTTtgtgaaataaaaaaagggactCATCTTGCAAAACTAATCATTGAAGCTGTTCTTATTCTTTGGGACGAAGCCCCCATGAATcataaacaatgttttgaaactCTTGATAGATCTCTTCGTGATGTTCTTAAAGGGTCAAGACCAGGTTTCGACCATTTGCCATTTGGGGGTAAGCCGATTCTTTTTGGAGGTGATTTCAGGCAAATTCTTCCTGTTGTCCCAAACGGAAGCGTCGCTGACATTGTTGAAGCTTCATTGACAAGTTCATATCTTTGGCCCTATTTAACTATATTCTTTTTGAAGCAAAATATGAGACTTTCAAAGACAGGTTTGGACGAAAGGGAAAAACAAGAACTTGCTCATTTTGCAAAGTGGATATTAGACATTGGCAATGGTACTGTTGTCGAATCTTTATCTTCAACTGATGAAGAAAGCTGTTGGGTTCAGATACCCGAACAATTCCTTATTCGTTTTGATGAAGATCCCATCAAAGCCATGGTTTCAGCTGTGTATACGGATTTCATGACAAATTTTCAAGATGTCCCGTATTTGAAAGAGAGAGCTATTGTGACACCACGTAATGATACAGCTGCTGGAATAAATGATTTTCTGTTGGGTATGGTACCCGGTGAAAGTCGTACCTATCTCAGTTTTGATTCAGTGTCTTCTTCAACAgaaaatttagagaatttagacGTGCTTTATCCAACAGAATTTCTAAACCAACTTGATTTACCTGGTTTGCCGCATCACAAGTTGGTTTTGAAAGTTGGCACCCCAGTGATGTTGATCAGGAATTTAAACCAAAGTGTTGGGTTGTGTAACGGAACACGATTGGTTGTGATCCAATTAAACGACAGAATTATACAAGCAAAAATCATTACAGGAAGCAACATTGGTGAAAAAGTTTTTATCCCCAGGATAATTACTGAATCATCTCAGCACAAATTTCCCTTTATCTTGCGAAGGCGACAGTTCCCTCTAAAAATTTGTTATGCGATGACAATCAACAAAAGTCAAGGACAATCCTTGAAAATTGTCGGTTTGTATCTATCCCAACCTGTTTTTTCTCGTGGGCAACTATATGTTGCGGTGTCTAGAGTCACCTCAAAAAAAGGTCTCAAAATTGTTATCACTCATGATTCCGACATGCCTTACGGCTATACAAAAAACATAGTTTATAAAGATGTTTTGAAACATTTGCATGAAGGTATAACTTTGCATTATTATTttgtccttttatttatttttctaaacaTGACTCTGCCGTTACTTTGATAAATCAGCTTAGTaagttttcaatttaatttggtTCTCAATTTTTATTCTATTTAGATTGATGGAGATGATGCCGCTTCATTTTCCAATACCATACTAGCCAGCAAACAAGCTCCAAATCAGGGTTTGCAGGTTGGTGATCAAAATGTGATTGTAatcaatatttatatatagataAATAACTGAAAGTTTTAGTTTCAGAGATGAAATAGGTATGAGTGCTTATTGAAATCTGTTCtattgtggtttttttttgcaggaaaagcaagaaattacaattgaaaaagaaaagtgtAATAAGCAGAAATGTATCACCATTGTGAAAGCACTGCAGCTTTTTGGTGAGCTATCTGTTGTATTATATCCTTTGTCTTTCTATTTGCAAACTTTTATTTAAATCCTAGCATAATAGGTAACTGCAATTTATTTTTGGATTTGGTTCTTCACTGATGGGATGTTGTGGGGGCGTGATTTGCGGGAGATAGGGGAGGGGATTGGGTGCAGAGAGAGGTGAGGGCAGGTGCACGATTAGGGGGACAGAAAGAGAGTTGATTGGGTCCACCATGAACAAAGCTCCTTTGAAGTTCGAAAGCCCGATATGAAATGCAATTTCCATAATCCTGTTCGCCCTGAAATCCGACAATGTCCTCATCTCCTCTCGCGACCTGTAAGTGTTACTCCACTTTGGTTCTCAGTAATATGGAGTTTGTAGCACTTTTGGCTTTTCAATTCtaaaaatttattctttaaATTCTTTTTGCAGATATTAAGATTGTACGACCTGGAAGTGACGGGCATACCAAATGGATCCATGGATGGATGAAACTATGAAGAAGACTCATGTCAGCCGCCAAGCTACCCGAAAAGTGAGGCTTCAAATTTGAGTTGTCTTTCATATCTGTGTgtgattttgatttctttggttctggatgggttttgatttctttgatTCTGGGtggattttgatttctttgatttctgagttgGCTAATTTATGTGCTCATTTATTTCTTTATACAGCTTCCAAATCTTGCGTGGATTTTTCAATGAGTTGCACACCTCAATTCGGTTGTTGCGGTTGACAGGATTAAAGCCCAGTTTCAGCAACATTTACTCCCAAATCGACTGTTTAACAGATAggtattttcttttgctttgttgTTGACAAAATGAAAGCCTGTTATGTAAATTGATCGCTTTTATCTCGATTTTTTGTATTAATTGGACGACAGTGATCCTGACATGGCAGATCCTCTTCTTCAATGGTAAATGACTGAAAAATATTGTCCCATCACCGCGGAAAATGAGCTGTCCATTGTGACCATAATCCATGGAGGTAATCTCACCGTCAAATATTTTATGAATGACTCTCCCACTgttaaaattgaaaacttgaaaTATAGGTGTAAAAGTTCCACCAAACAAATACAATCAATTAAATTGATAATATCCTTGCAACCCTATAACATTAttggaataaaaaaaacaaaaaaaatacctCCCTCATGTTTCATAAAAAGGATAAGCAAATATGAAAGTAACAATATAAACTTTTTATATGGGGATGTCTAATAAGATGTTCCATTGTGATTGTAATGCAATGCATGCAATAAATGGCGTTTTGTTCATCTTATCAGGAGCAGTAAAATCTTTAGTTATAAAGTATGAATCCGTGTTCATATTAATTTGAGATCCAAGATGTTTTTTAGACTAAAAGAAAGAGTTATAAAGTAAATATGGCTGCAGCACCATTGGACCAGAAGACCACATACTTTAACAATATATGATGAAAACTACTCATTGTTCTCTTATTCATTTTCTAATTCTTCTCTTTAAGATATAATATGAAAATCTTATTTCAAAATTGTGTTTTTTCCCTTCAGAAAAAATTTGGGCTATAAGAGCTCAGTGCAAAGCTTCCTGTAAGCATGGGACAAAACCAAGGCACAGTTCCACGCAAGGTGGTTCAATCGTTCATTTTCGTCTAATTGGTACTTGCCCTCCAATTATTAGATTTCTTGCAATTTTACTTTTGCAGTGCTCTTATAGTTTGTCATTTTGTTTTGAGATGCTTTTAATTCTTATTACATAGGGGAGCAATAGTTCATGTGtgtgaatttttgtttggttgtgttTGGGGTTCAGAAGTGGATCCATTATGCATGGATAGCTGGCTGTCAGCTTATCCCATGTATCTCTTATGTTTTCACTTTATTAATGTGCTGAATTATGGTTTCTCTCTAAATTGAAGAACTAAAAATCGCAACCAATCAAAAAAGTAATCAGATTATGAAATGAGTACTTTGCTTTCTCATCATTTGtctgttttgtaattttcatttaTTCATCTTCTTTTGACACTCTATTCAattgtatttttggttttccctgcttcttttattttatgctTGCATGTTCTTTTGTATGCCTGATGTCTTTCTCTACAAGCTATGCATGAACATTTGTTGTTGTTCTCAACTAATAGATATAATTTCACGAATTATGTTTTTAAAGTCAGGGAAAAGACTTCTTCAGCATAACTGGGGTTGCCGTGGGGTTGCTGGGACCTGTTTTCACTACAAATAGGATGTATCttttatataaaagaaaaaaatggtgaGTTCACAAAATTTCATTCTTCATCTTGATTTCTTTGATCAtactttttctttcattttgatTCTTCCGTTAGCTTTGCTAATTGCTACCACtcaatttgcaatttaacatcAATTACATGCTAAATGAACTTTAGAGatcaagtagggagtggaatgAGAGGAAAAGTCGTCACTTTCTCTCAGCTCTCTCTAGACAAGGTTTCCAAATAGTTTTcccttattttttataattgtttttttttagtttaatgGGATGGAATTAAATAGTTAAGCTACCATACTAATGAATGTGCTTTATTGAATTTTTAGTAATCAGAATGTGACAAAATGAACACCtctttgtgtttttaatttttctcacCTTTTCGGATTCAATCCCATGCCGCCATGTCCAGCTCGCTCGGTTACCATAATTGACACAAAAATTGGAAGTACCATATACCCAGTCACAAACACTCAGGAAATCACAGCCACGTGAAAAGAAGCTTCCTTTTTTTGCTGGTCAAAGAAAGCTACTTCCTTTAAAAACCAGAAAAGTCAAAGCGACtgccttttctctctcttctcatcACCATCACTTTTTGTGTCTAATTGGAGTAAGTGTTTTCGGATGCCCCTACTTTgaatcttcaatttttttccctGCGTCTTTATTTACATTCTCAGCTTTTACACTACAACCGTTAGAtctgttattttgttttctctctcttatttttttttggttttcaacaaTAAAGTCATCATCTTGCTTCCCCATTAACATTTAgcgcaaataaacaaattcaaGTTTTATATTGGGTTTAATGCATGCCCAAGATTGGATTTTGGGCAAAGTTTTTGAAAGTTAATGGTTACATTGCTGACGATTAATATGTAAACATGTTAAATTCAACCAGGTGCATAGACTTGAATTGCAACGTTACATTTCCACTTTTATTTATAATTGCACCATAGAGAACCACTATAATTCTGAATATTGTTATGCTAATTAAACGCTtaataaattttgtaaaaaaaaaaaagattgtatATGGTTCCCACAAATTTAGAATGTGCAAGAACTAGGAAAAAGAATTTGTATACATTGTTTGTTCATTTAATTTTGCTAAATATTAATTTTACTCTAATTGTTTGCTTTGTGTTTTAggtttttggaattttgatGTTTGGTAGTTATTTTGTGTTTCGATTAAAGCATTTGGTAATCTATGACTCTGTTGGTGCATGATCTCAGGATTCCAAATATAGTTCTCAAACTATATTTTGGGATCCCACTTCATATGCCAATACATTTTGTAATATGGATCAATGAAATTAATTGCTAATTTTTAGACTTTTGCATAACCTGATTTCTGAGTTCGACTCtgcaaataattttaaaatacaGTATAACCTGATTTCTTAGTGGTTTGGATTTATGTAATCTCATCATCTCATGGTTTCTTTTTGTTGAGCAGAAAGCTTGGGAAATTGTACAGGTCCCATTCAAGAATTTGGTGATGATGGTTTCATGATTTGGATGGCTGGGAGTATAGTGTATTTGTTTAGCACTGAATCACATTTTCCGCTCTTTGGCAACCCATAATCACCTTACATGGTGTAGAGAAGGGTAAATGATTCTTATTCTGTTAATTGGTCTGTATGTGTTTGATTCTCCACTTCAACTCCTTTATTTGGTAGTGTTATATATTCTGTTCATACAGTATAGACTAATGCTTAAATTAGATATTGCTAAACTTCTAAATCCTTAGCTGCTCTACCTTGAATACATTTCGAGTTATTTTATATAAGATTTTCCCTTATGAACAAGTAAACTAAATGGAGTGATTCTTATATTTCTTAAGATTTGGTTCCCCAAAATGATTGTGACGATGATGAAAAATGTTTATtatgtgattttaaaaaaaaagggtcaaaTACAGTAAAAGTAACTCAAACTATGTCATtcagggagggagggagggagggagagacaGAGAAATGGATTTGGTGAGAGTAAGGCATGCGGCTCGCAAGCAGACAGAGTTCTAGGGTTTAAGAGTTGGTTTCAAGAAAGTGAACGGGCTAGAGTGGGGGTAAGGCTTGGGCTGGGTTTGTGCAATGGTGCTGGATTAGTTACAGACAGAGAAGGCGATGAGGACGTGGAATGTCAGGGACAGGAAGGGAGAGGGAGGTCTGCCAAAAATTAGGATTGATGGTGAGGAGATTTTAGGGCA
This genomic interval from Malus domestica chromosome 05, GDT2T_hap1 contains the following:
- the LOC103423324 gene encoding uncharacterized protein, with protein sequence MSGRIGVASNATGTKHADLPASVAVVDLNSLVLQDVPTIYNNEYSNASSSLLFLNSGSNPSHTFASNFERNFPSNDDSASPLEAGTSSQPISVPVCLADRATLHYLLARDTQSVNSVANSLITGQAAYQKKRKRIDPEYVDFGLRDCQCQYCNALFWPAEQTKKHAKHTSSVSTPQFTACCMSNKVHFARAKPTPAYLEHLLNPMNSQAFLKFKTNIRSYNSIMALTSMGAKVDPSINKRRGPYVFKINGQVHHLMGSLLPPEGIDPKFAQLYIYDTQNEVNNRINCFNGSEPSEKLDQQIVGDLIKMLDECNEVVKLFRLARDRINEGSISNLRLRLYGAQSNRDVQYNLPTCDGIGGLIVGDIGQFHTERDIVVEHKTDGLQRITKLHPKYMALQYPLLLPYGEDGYRKGLPWNPNFRGRKPKDGSGVSMRAFFGYQIQDRPGHTDTLLKGGRLFQQYLVDAYATLEEDRLDFIRANQDSLRTEGLKGIHEALKAGNAAGSAVGKRVILPTSFTGSARYMINNYQDAMAICRQFGNPDLFITFTCNAKWPEIIEDLRDKPGCKAEDRPDLISRIFKAKLDHMIKYLKSGKPFGDVESVLYTVEFQKRGLPHCHILLWVKKHYKCHSPYDVDSIISAEIPDQRCDKAGYDAVSQYMIHGPCGAANKFSPCMKENKCSKKFPKSFTSETTFSDEGFVKYKRRDIENLFVQKNGIKLDNAFVVPYNRELLLKYQAHINVESCCQSMLIKYLFKYITKGADRARAVFEDEEFDEIVAYLNCRYLCPYEAVWRLLQFHIHFREPLVQRLSVHLPSDQNVVFKETDDLNHVVNNPNLESTMLTQWFQTNVEDPDARELSYVEFPTKYVWKNDEKQWSRRKKGRSLGRVAYVHPAAGELYYLRLLLNYQKGSFGFDHLRTVNAVLQPTFQAACTSLGLLGDDREWNNAMLEAVLTASSSQLRQLFVTLVLFCDVADPSALFETHWKTMCDDIVKNMMNAFGLQNVSKYQDEVRNLLLYELEKLFVAANSSLLKHHLPQPSNLMMDRLANRSLREELDYDVDKMKHEHSLLISQLNTEQQYVYNSVMETIDNNRSGLFFVHGHGGTGKTFLWTTIIAKIRSQNQIVLAVASSGIASLLLPGGRTAHSRFKIPINITDCSVCEIKKGTHLAKLIIEAVLILWDEAPMNHKQCFETLDRSLRDVLKGSRPGFDHLPFGGKPILFGGDFRQILPVVPNGSVADIVEASLTSSYLWPYLTIFFLKQNMRLSKTGLDEREKQELAHFAKWILDIGNGTVVESLSSTDEESCWVQIPEQFLIRFDEDPIKAMVSAVYTDFMTNFQDVPYLKERAIVTPRNDTAAGINDFLLGMVPGESRTYLSFDSVSSSTENLENLDVLYPTEFLNQLDLPGLPHHKLVLKVGTPVMLIRNLNQSVGLCNGTRLVVIQLNDRIIQAKIITGSNIGEKIDGDDAASFSNTILASKQAPNQGLQEKQEITIEKEKCNKQKCITIVKALQLFGELSVILRLYDLEVTGIPNGSMDG